In Salinibaculum sp. SYNS191, the genomic window CCTGAGCTGTCCGAGTCCCGCCGCCCGGCGCGACCGGCCCGCGTATCGAGCAGGCGGAGCCGACCGGCCGCCAGTCCGATGGCCAGTCCGGTGGCGTGGCCCAGGACCGCCGACCCCGGGCCGCTGGTCGCGAGCGTGAGGCCGATGACGACGGTCCCGAACACGACCAACTGGGCCCGGGGCGACAGCGTCAGCCGGTCCAGCAGGCGCGTCGAGACGGCGTTGCCGGCGAGCAGGTAGCCAAGCAGCGCCAGCACCGCGCCGCTGGCCCCGAGGACGCCCCGCGGCGGGCCGAGCAGCCCGCCGACGACGATTTCGCCGACGCCGGCCAGGGCACCCGTCACCACGAAGAAGATGTGAAAGCGAAGCGTCGTGGTGCGGCGGGCGACCAGCGGGCCGACCACCGCCAGCGCGATGGCGTTGCCGAGCAGGTGCGGGAGGTCAGCGTGGGCGTAGACGCTCGTCACGAGCGCCCAGGGTCGGTCGCCGACCGGGCCGTAGAGCACGAACAGGATTCCCTCCAGCGCCCCGAAGAGCCCGGCGAGTTGCTGGAGGAGGAAGACGACAGCGAGGGCGGCGAGGGTCTGGACCGTCGGCCGGCCGGTGAGCGCCATACCTGTAGTGGGGGCTGGAGCGACAAAACTGTCCGGACGCCGCGGCGCGGGATACATGCCGGTCGACCACCTACGTGGGCTATGTCCGACATTCCAGTCAGCGCCGAGTTGCCAGACAGCCCGTTCCACACGACCGGTACCGACCACGTCACAATCTGGGGGAGCAACGCCGAGGACACCATCGCATTCTACCGCGACCTGCTCGGGATGCCGCTGGTGTTGCGCCAGCCGAACCTCGACGACCCCTCGCAGACCCACCTCTTCTTCGACACGGGCGACGGGCGCATCCTCACCGTCTTCGTCGGCGACCGGCCCTCGAACCCCCGCGGACCGCAGGGCGGCACCGGCGCGGTCCACCACCTCTGTTTCAGCCTCGACCCCGCCGAGTACGAGGACGTGATGGCGGCCCTAGAGGAGGCCGGCAAGCAGTACAACGTCTTCGACCGCGGCATCTTCCACTCGCTGTACACGCAAGACAACAACGGGCTGATCATCGAACTCTCCGCGGACAAGTACGACATCCCGGACGACCGCCGCGGCGAGGTGCTGGCGACGGCCCAGCGCATCCGCGAGGAGGACGGCGCGGACTACGCCGAGGACGAGCACCTGGCAGCCGCGCTCGACGAACTGGGCATCGAGGCCGAACCCCACGACCTGCCCGACGCGGCGAGCGGCGTCGGCGGCGTCTGACCGGCGCTATCACGTTTTTATCAGCAGAAAGCCTATTGAGGGATACTGTTCTATCGCCGGGCATGGACGACACGAACGAGTCGCGGAGACGGACCGACAGGTTGCGCGGGCGACGCGGCGAGGGCCGCGGGGGCCGCGGCGGTGGTGGCAACGAGAGTCGCGGGACGCTGGTACTGAGCGACCGGGAGGGGTACGTCGGCGACACGCTCGTCCTCAAGGGTCGCAACTTCCCCCCGAACGAGCGCTTCGAAATCCAGTGGGAGTCGGTGCAGGGCCGGTGGGGCGTCCTGCAGGCCCACGAGATAGTCGGCCCACAGTTCCGACCGCGGACGGACACCATCGCGACCGTCGAGGCGGACGCGGCGGGGAAGTTCGACGAGGAGTGGACCATCCCCGAGGACTACGGCGGGACACACCAGCTATCCGTCACCGACGGCGACGGCCAGAGCATCGCCGACGCGGAGTTCGAGATACGCCCGTGGTTCGAACTGGAACAGACGACGGCCGAGATGGGCGAGTCGTTCACGCTCCGGGGCTACGGTCTCGGCCCGGACGTGATGAAGAACAACTACCAGGTGTCCTGGGACAACGGCTACGTCGGGTTCGTGACCGGCGTGCAGAACCGCGGGACGGCAACCGCGGAGATTCGCGCGGTCGGCCCGCCGGGGGAACACGTCGTCCAGGTGTGGCGCAACTACCGCGGCATCCCCTACCTCCTGAACAACACGCAGTCGCCGTTCGGTGAAGTCGCCGGCGAGCGACGGAACGTCTGGACGGTGGAGGTGACCGAACCGGAGGAACCGCCGCGGACGGCCTGGATGGACCCGCTGCTCGACGAGCAGGCACTCGACACACACCTGCCGGAGGTCGCCGACGACACGGAGGCGACGCTCGACATCACGCCCAAGAGCGGCCAGGCGGGCACGGACACGGTCATCACCGGGACGGGCTTCCCGGCGAATGAGACCGTCGACCTCACCTGGTACCGCCACGAGGGCCACGAGGGCCGGGGCACGTCGTCGACCCCCGACCCCACCATCACCCCCCGGCCGAAACCGGACGTGCTCCCGAGAGTGACGACCGACAGCGACGGCCGCTTCGAGGTCGAGTTCGAGGTGCCGACCGACATCGGCTCGACGCGGCCCATCACGGCCGCGGTCAACGGGCGCGAGGTCGCCGCCACGGGCTTCATGATGCAGCCGTCCATCGAGCGGTTCGAGCCCAGGAGCGGCCCGGTCGGGACGGAAATCGAAATCGAACTGTCCGGACTGGGGTGGACGAACTACGAGAACGCGGCGATGTTCGTCTACGACAACGACCCGCTGGGGTACGCCTGCGGGACCGGCGGCGACGACGAGACGGGGACGCTCAACCCCGTCCTGTACGCCGCCGGCGAGCCGGGCTGGCACTTCATCGACGTCTACCCCTCGCTGTTCGAGGTGGAGGAAGACGACCCGGACTTCGAGCTCCGGCCCCATCTCTCGTACCTGGACAACCATCCGGTCCGCCCGCTGCCTGCCATGCACTTCGCCTTCGAGATAACCGAGTGAATCCAGTCCCACCGCACCAGCGCAGCACACACGGCGGTCCTGACAGCCATCCCGACGAACGGAGTGAGCCCCCATCGTGAGCAATCCGCTGTTCCTCGACCCGACAGTCCTCGCCCAGCTCGTCGTCCTGGGTGTGTTGCTCGGCGGCATCTACGGGTTCGTCGCGCTCGGCCTGACCATCATCTTCGGCGTCATGGAGGTCGTCAACGTCGCCCACGGCGCGTTCACCGTCGTCGGGATGTACACCGTCTGGTACGTCTCGAACACGCTCGGGCTCTCGCCGTTGCTCGGCATCCCGGCCGCCGCCGTGGTCCTGTTCGCGCTGGGCGTCCTCATTCAGCGGACCGCGGTCGCGCCGGTCATGGACG contains:
- a CDS encoding VOC family protein, coding for MSDIPVSAELPDSPFHTTGTDHVTIWGSNAEDTIAFYRDLLGMPLVLRQPNLDDPSQTHLFFDTGDGRILTVFVGDRPSNPRGPQGGTGAVHHLCFSLDPAEYEDVMAALEEAGKQYNVFDRGIFHSLYTQDNNGLIIELSADKYDIPDDRRGEVLATAQRIREEDGADYAEDEHLAAALDELGIEAEPHDLPDAASGVGGV
- a CDS encoding rhomboid family intramembrane serine protease yields the protein MALTGRPTVQTLAALAVVFLLQQLAGLFGALEGILFVLYGPVGDRPWALVTSVYAHADLPHLLGNAIALAVVGPLVARRTTTLRFHIFFVVTGALAGVGEIVVGGLLGPPRGVLGASGAVLALLGYLLAGNAVSTRLLDRLTLSPRAQLVVFGTVVIGLTLATSGPGSAVLGHATGLAIGLAAGRLRLLDTRAGRAGRRDSDSSGFA